One stretch of Amycolatopsis sp. NBC_00345 DNA includes these proteins:
- a CDS encoding M6 family metalloprotease domain-containing protein has translation MKLSYRRTRNASRALAVLVAAALLPGLAAGTASADPLTRGWPAPIDASRWTDQAAMTWDDYRKIPGTDWADPALKPTQRTFKGAVVLTDYPDQDFVVTKAPHSTVFGNPGPSAHDLPRDGVAKYYQDFLNKPEALNHGHTINEYWMEDSGGRLGVDLTAFGPYRMPGKSFEYGMEFQQGACPKGANCNRNLRTDAAAAWRADVGPVADQFDFVFFLSAGQDESSTWQEFGEMKFGTKEAVPDEFGPPGDETLPNWADTRYVPWTSWASAASIWPNAQNGSSTQAESSGQAVYAHEFSHILGIGDNYNNPFGDPPQRSYTGPWEMLSRGSFNGPGGPHTRWQIPATEGGSMGAHHMLRNKLKLGIVDPADVLRLDRDQLAKTGPVTARVTAREAAPEPGAYTGITIALPGGDKSPKCDGDTDPLCDGGGYDNYTVEVVDRMGSDSFAPDSGVLLAKTKNRDDAPFEWIVDANPQDIGLTDYVKPDGTPVKATVGDYRQLNDAAFKAGTGASGAYEYTDEANRLHFFVTDVKRDGSGILSYTVTVASLDGAGPQTRGAALLPALPAVTDGGLATCDFRLFNTGSARGAKAPYDSDTYRLSVSTDAKGWEVRLPNELTTAKFGKAAPVRAYAKRAPGAAYTAQVRLTATSVADPSRTSTATCAAIGF, from the coding sequence ATGAAACTCTCCTACCGACGCACGAGAAACGCGAGCAGGGCCCTTGCCGTCCTGGTCGCCGCGGCGTTGCTGCCGGGGCTGGCCGCCGGCACCGCGTCGGCCGACCCGCTCACGCGCGGCTGGCCCGCCCCCATCGACGCCTCGCGCTGGACCGACCAGGCCGCCATGACCTGGGACGACTACCGCAAGATCCCCGGCACCGACTGGGCCGACCCGGCGCTGAAGCCGACCCAGCGCACGTTCAAGGGCGCCGTCGTGCTCACCGACTACCCCGACCAGGACTTCGTCGTCACGAAGGCGCCGCACTCGACCGTGTTCGGCAACCCCGGCCCGAGCGCCCACGACCTCCCGCGCGACGGCGTCGCGAAGTACTACCAGGACTTCCTCAACAAGCCCGAGGCCCTGAACCACGGCCACACCATCAACGAGTACTGGATGGAGGACTCCGGCGGCCGCCTCGGCGTCGACCTGACCGCGTTCGGCCCGTACCGGATGCCCGGCAAGTCCTTCGAGTACGGCATGGAGTTCCAGCAGGGCGCCTGCCCGAAGGGCGCGAACTGCAATCGGAACCTCCGCACGGACGCGGCGGCCGCGTGGCGCGCCGACGTCGGCCCCGTGGCCGACCAGTTCGACTTCGTCTTCTTCCTCTCCGCGGGCCAGGACGAAAGCTCGACCTGGCAGGAGTTCGGCGAGATGAAGTTCGGTACCAAGGAAGCCGTGCCGGACGAGTTCGGCCCGCCCGGCGACGAGACCCTGCCCAACTGGGCGGACACCCGGTACGTGCCGTGGACCTCGTGGGCCTCGGCCGCGAGCATCTGGCCCAACGCGCAGAACGGCTCCTCCACCCAGGCCGAGAGCTCCGGGCAGGCGGTCTACGCGCACGAGTTCAGCCACATCCTCGGCATCGGCGACAACTACAACAACCCGTTCGGCGACCCGCCCCAGCGCAGTTACACCGGCCCGTGGGAGATGCTGTCCCGCGGCAGTTTCAACGGGCCCGGCGGACCGCACACGCGCTGGCAGATCCCGGCCACCGAGGGCGGCTCCATGGGCGCGCACCACATGCTGCGCAACAAGCTCAAGCTCGGCATCGTCGACCCCGCCGACGTGCTGCGGCTCGATCGCGACCAGCTGGCGAAGACCGGCCCCGTCACGGCGCGGGTGACCGCGCGCGAGGCGGCGCCGGAGCCCGGCGCGTACACCGGCATCACCATCGCGTTGCCGGGCGGCGACAAATCGCCGAAGTGCGACGGCGACACCGACCCGCTGTGCGACGGCGGCGGTTACGACAACTACACCGTCGAGGTCGTCGACCGGATGGGCTCGGACTCCTTCGCGCCCGACTCCGGCGTGCTGCTGGCCAAGACCAAGAACCGCGACGACGCGCCGTTCGAGTGGATCGTCGACGCCAATCCGCAGGACATCGGCCTCACCGACTACGTGAAGCCGGACGGCACGCCGGTGAAGGCCACCGTCGGCGACTACCGGCAGCTCAACGACGCCGCGTTCAAGGCGGGCACCGGCGCGTCCGGCGCGTACGAGTACACCGACGAGGCGAACCGGCTGCACTTCTTCGTCACCGACGTCAAACGGGACGGCAGCGGGATCCTGTCCTACACCGTCACGGTCGCTTCGCTCGACGGCGCGGGGCCGCAGACGCGCGGTGCGGCGCTGCTGCCCGCCCTGCCCGCGGTCACCGACGGCGGGCTCGCGACGTGCGACTTCCGCCTGTTCAACACGGGTTCGGCGCGCGGTGCGAAGGCCCCGTACGACTCCGACACCTACCGGCTGAGCGTCAGCACCGACGCGAAGGGCTGGGAGGTCCGCCTGCCCAACGAGCTGACGACGGCGAAGTTCGGCAAGGCGGCCCCGGTGCGGGCCTACGCGAAACGGGCTCCGGGCGCGGCCTACACCGCGCAGGTCAGGCTCACCGCGACCTCGGTCGCCGATCCGTCCCGCACGAGCACCGCGACCTGCGCCGCGATCGGCTTCTGA
- a CDS encoding cadmium resistance transporter: MSFGVLDQAMGLFAVTNIDDIVILALFFAQGAGHRGAARAVALGQYLGFLVILAVSVAAAFGATFLPEGAIPYLGLLPLALGIKAAVQAWRRRDDPGEDKAGEGRGPKILEVAAVTFANGGDNIGVYVPVFATAGVGGMTGYVAVFLVLVAVWLVAGRFFATRAAIAKALSRWGHILLPVVLIGIGLLILVEGGAFGR; the protein is encoded by the coding sequence GTGAGCTTCGGCGTCCTCGACCAGGCGATGGGCCTGTTCGCCGTCACCAACATCGACGACATCGTGATCCTGGCGCTGTTCTTCGCCCAGGGCGCCGGGCACCGTGGGGCGGCGCGTGCCGTCGCCCTCGGCCAGTACCTCGGCTTCCTGGTCATCCTCGCCGTCTCCGTGGCCGCGGCGTTCGGCGCGACGTTCCTGCCGGAGGGGGCCATCCCGTACCTCGGGCTGCTGCCGCTCGCGCTCGGTATCAAGGCCGCGGTGCAGGCGTGGCGGCGCCGCGACGACCCCGGCGAGGACAAGGCGGGCGAGGGCCGCGGCCCGAAGATCCTCGAGGTCGCCGCGGTCACCTTCGCCAACGGTGGCGACAACATCGGCGTTTACGTGCCGGTCTTCGCCACCGCGGGCGTCGGCGGCATGACCGGGTACGTGGCCGTGTTCCTCGTCCTGGTGGCCGTCTGGCTGGTGGCGGGCCGGTTCTTCGCCACCCGGGCGGCCATTGCGAAGGCCCTGTCGCGGTGGGGGCACATCCTGCTCCCGGTTGTCCTGATCGGCATCGGCCTGCTCATCCTCGTCGAAGGCGGCGCGTTCGGCCGGTAG
- the prmC gene encoding peptide chain release factor N(5)-glutamine methyltransferase, whose amino-acid sequence MNRQPLRLAIMEATRILTEAGVESPRSDADLIAAHVLGVERGRLPMVPLVDPPVIEAIGQLVAQRAKRIPLQYLTGWAALGNVTVNVGAGVFVPRPETELLLEWGLKFLQGREYPVVVDLCTGSAALALALAHERPDAVVYAVDVDAQALAWARHNADVHSDAGNTPIRLYSGDITDPTMFAELDGLVDLVLCNPPYVPEGTYVPPEVAEHDPARAVFAEESGLAIIRHAVAAGARLLRPGGGLAIEHDDTHGSAAPALVRARRVLTGVEDHNDYTGRARFVTARRLG is encoded by the coding sequence GTGAATCGGCAGCCGCTGCGCCTGGCCATCATGGAGGCGACCCGGATCCTCACCGAGGCCGGCGTGGAGTCCCCGCGGTCGGACGCGGACCTCATCGCCGCGCACGTCCTCGGCGTCGAACGGGGCAGGCTGCCGATGGTGCCGCTGGTCGACCCGCCGGTGATCGAGGCGATCGGCCAGCTGGTCGCGCAGCGGGCCAAGCGCATCCCGCTGCAGTACCTCACCGGCTGGGCGGCGCTGGGCAACGTCACGGTGAACGTCGGCGCGGGGGTGTTCGTCCCGCGGCCGGAGACCGAGCTGCTGCTGGAGTGGGGGCTGAAGTTCCTGCAGGGGCGCGAGTACCCGGTGGTGGTCGACCTGTGCACGGGCTCGGCCGCGCTGGCGCTGGCGCTGGCACACGAGCGCCCGGACGCCGTGGTCTACGCGGTCGACGTGGACGCGCAGGCGCTCGCGTGGGCCCGCCACAACGCGGACGTCCACTCCGACGCCGGCAACACCCCGATCCGCCTGTACTCCGGCGACATCACCGACCCGACCATGTTCGCCGAGCTGGACGGGCTCGTCGACCTGGTGCTGTGCAACCCGCCGTACGTGCCCGAGGGCACCTACGTGCCGCCGGAGGTCGCCGAGCACGACCCGGCGCGCGCGGTGTTCGCGGAGGAGAGCGGCCTGGCGATCATCCGCCACGCCGTCGCCGCGGGCGCCCGCCTCCTGCGCCCGGGCGGCGGCCTGGCCATCGAGCACGACGACACGCACGGCTCGGCCGCCCCGGCCCTGGTCCGCGCGCGCCGCGTCCTGACCGGCGTCGAGGACCACAACGACTACACCGGCCGCGCCCGCTTCGTGACGGCTCGCCGCCTCGGCTGA
- a CDS encoding MerR family transcriptional regulator, translating to MLIGELSRRTEVSPRLLRYYGEQGLLPSTRNSNGYRVYGEDALVRVCQIRRLLAAGLTTEVIAGALGCVDGPEARLDPCPQLVSLLHGELAAMDERIDAMRRQRGSLARYLSGQA from the coding sequence GTGCTGATCGGTGAGTTGTCGAGGCGGACGGAAGTGAGCCCGCGGCTGCTGCGTTACTACGGCGAGCAGGGGCTGTTGCCGTCCACGCGCAACAGCAACGGCTACCGCGTGTACGGCGAGGACGCCTTGGTCCGCGTCTGCCAGATCCGGCGCCTGCTCGCGGCCGGGCTGACGACGGAGGTGATCGCGGGGGCGCTGGGCTGCGTCGACGGCCCGGAGGCGCGGCTCGACCCGTGCCCGCAGCTGGTCTCGCTGCTGCACGGCGAGCTGGCCGCGATGGACGAGCGGATCGACGCGATGCGCCGGCAGCGGGGCTCGCTCGCCAGGTACTTGTCCGGCCAGGCGTGA
- a CDS encoding alpha/beta fold hydrolase encodes MSKHFAAVVRGSGPGLLLAHGGGGGVEGNFGGILDELARTRTVVGPDYPGSGATPRSTVPLVLDEVADELVATAAAAGVERFAILGYSLGTAVAVRAATRHPSRVTGLVLTSGFARMDNRMRLAVDVWKSLLGGDRELLARYLMLAGTGVKHLATLTPDELETAVKELAAFVPEGSPEQVALVESVDTRAELAGIAVPTLVIATSLDGLASPTLSRELADGIPGAKLVEIEAGHNIGVEARDEWLAAIGPFLAEVA; translated from the coding sequence ATGAGCAAACATTTCGCAGCCGTGGTGCGCGGCTCCGGCCCCGGGCTGCTGCTGGCCCACGGCGGTGGCGGCGGCGTGGAGGGCAACTTCGGGGGCATCCTCGACGAGCTGGCCCGCACCCGCACCGTCGTCGGCCCCGACTACCCCGGCTCCGGCGCCACACCGCGGTCGACGGTCCCCCTGGTCCTGGACGAGGTGGCCGACGAGCTCGTCGCCACGGCCGCGGCCGCCGGGGTCGAGCGGTTCGCGATCCTCGGCTACTCGCTGGGCACGGCGGTCGCGGTGCGCGCGGCGACCCGGCACCCGTCGCGGGTCACCGGCCTGGTCCTGACGTCCGGCTTCGCCCGGATGGACAACCGCATGCGCCTGGCCGTGGACGTCTGGAAGTCCCTGCTCGGCGGCGACCGCGAGCTGCTCGCCCGGTACCTGATGCTGGCGGGCACGGGGGTCAAGCACCTGGCCACGCTCACCCCGGACGAGCTGGAGACGGCGGTGAAGGAGCTGGCCGCGTTCGTGCCCGAGGGCAGTCCCGAGCAGGTCGCGCTGGTCGAGTCGGTGGACACCCGGGCCGAGCTGGCCGGGATCGCGGTGCCCACGCTGGTGATCGCGACCAGCCTCGACGGCCTCGCCTCCCCCACGCTTTCGCGCGAGCTGGCGGACGGCATCCCCGGCGCGAAGCTGGTCGAGATCGAGGCGGGGCACAACATCGGCGTCGAGGCCCGCGACGAGTGGCTCGCGGCGATCGGCCCGTTCCTGGCGGAGGTGGCGTGA
- a CDS encoding TIGR03619 family F420-dependent LLM class oxidoreductase: MVDLQLLLPNEAPDLDPRQFAELSRLAEELGYESVWLPDHILPPGPFGEVYGGTYEPLVTLAYVAAATERIGLGTSVLILPLREPYVLAKQVATLSRLSGGRLVLGVGVGWNAEEFAEVGADFAGRGQRTDETLALLERLFTTGRGPSGGYFEPQPGARVPILVGGNSTVALRRAARAGDAWLSAGLDPAAFAERARTLAGLATERPVRPMARMEWSGDQADLDRAVADYHAYAAAGAAAVAVHFGPDAGYEDRMRAFAAAVR, from the coding sequence ATGGTGGACCTGCAACTGCTGCTGCCCAACGAGGCCCCGGACCTCGACCCCCGGCAGTTCGCCGAGCTCTCCCGGCTCGCCGAGGAGCTGGGTTACGAGTCGGTGTGGCTGCCCGACCACATCCTGCCGCCCGGGCCGTTCGGCGAGGTCTACGGCGGCACGTACGAACCGCTGGTGACGCTCGCGTACGTCGCCGCGGCCACCGAGCGGATCGGGCTGGGGACGTCGGTGCTGATCCTGCCGCTGCGGGAGCCGTACGTGCTGGCCAAGCAGGTGGCGACGCTGTCGCGGCTGTCCGGCGGGCGGCTGGTCCTCGGTGTCGGCGTGGGCTGGAACGCCGAGGAGTTCGCCGAGGTCGGCGCAGACTTCGCCGGTCGTGGCCAGCGCACGGACGAGACGCTGGCCCTGCTGGAGCGCCTGTTCACCACGGGCCGCGGCCCGTCGGGCGGTTATTTCGAGCCGCAGCCGGGCGCGCGCGTGCCGATCCTGGTCGGCGGCAATTCGACGGTCGCCCTGCGCCGGGCCGCCCGCGCCGGGGACGCGTGGCTCAGCGCGGGCCTGGACCCGGCGGCTTTCGCCGAGCGTGCCCGGACGCTGGCCGGCCTCGCCACGGAGCGACCGGTGCGGCCCATGGCCCGGATGGAGTGGTCCGGCGATCAAGCGGACCTCGACCGCGCGGTGGCGGACTACCACGCATACGCGGCCGCCGGTGCCGCTGCCGTAGCCGTGCACTTCGGACCGGACGCCGGGTACGAGGACCGGATGCGCGCCTTCGCGGCCGCCGTCCGCTGA
- the wsfD gene encoding glycan biosynthesis hexose transferase WsfD, translating into MRSKELRFGLTVFVASLALLLVRFLVPRPIGMADNGDGWRLLCGLGGKQLDRPSEGWVRFSYGQGVPCTSDYVSSQSWLDWLANKAGTLLGSTGILNLLVLGVITCVLVAAAITATVLGLELTGRYRWIATALLLLVMGDSAFFGYFASTLSEGAAFLGILLIAGGLVLMHRKHLRYAGAVVTVLGGLIGINAKSQTLLLIPLFVIAVLMARPAGTRGRARWALPLAVLAIVGAGTFGMQSHGDPANAEYREANMYNAVFDSIVDGKHDTNADLAALGLPPSFAQYIGTGWWSPGAAWHDPLYPRYRDQISRRNIAHYYATHPVRVAQILQQGGVDTLTARPDNLGSFGELSGEPRLSKEYRVPVFSGLAALAAPLGLFVLIPVWLLTGWAGVRAFRRHEHGREYGIVLFLLLFFSVGQLGLSALGEGVEGVKHQLLTLFPTVLAVVFAGISLLPRPGKPEAEPAATDSEPVTETMEAVR; encoded by the coding sequence GTGCGATCCAAGGAACTGCGCTTCGGCCTGACGGTCTTCGTCGCCTCGTTGGCGCTGCTGCTGGTGCGGTTCCTGGTCCCGCGTCCGATCGGCATGGCGGACAACGGCGACGGGTGGCGGCTGCTCTGCGGCCTCGGCGGCAAGCAGCTCGACCGCCCGTCCGAGGGCTGGGTGCGCTTCAGCTACGGCCAGGGCGTGCCCTGCACCAGCGACTACGTCTCCAGCCAGAGCTGGCTCGACTGGCTGGCCAACAAGGCCGGCACGCTGCTCGGCTCCACCGGCATCCTCAACCTGCTCGTGCTGGGGGTGATCACCTGCGTGCTGGTCGCCGCCGCGATCACGGCCACGGTGCTCGGGCTGGAGCTGACCGGGCGGTACCGCTGGATCGCCACCGCGCTGCTGCTGCTCGTGATGGGCGACTCCGCGTTCTTCGGCTACTTCGCGTCCACGCTCAGCGAGGGTGCGGCGTTCCTCGGCATCCTGCTGATCGCCGGCGGGCTGGTGCTCATGCACCGCAAGCACTTGCGGTACGCGGGCGCCGTCGTCACCGTCCTCGGTGGACTGATCGGGATCAACGCGAAGTCGCAGACGTTGTTGCTCATCCCGCTTTTCGTCATCGCCGTGCTGATGGCCCGGCCGGCCGGCACGCGTGGCCGGGCCCGCTGGGCACTGCCGCTGGCGGTGCTCGCGATCGTCGGCGCCGGCACGTTCGGCATGCAGTCGCACGGCGACCCGGCCAACGCGGAATACCGCGAGGCCAACATGTACAACGCCGTCTTCGACTCCATTGTGGACGGCAAGCACGACACGAACGCCGACCTCGCCGCCCTCGGGCTGCCGCCGTCGTTCGCGCAGTACATCGGCACCGGCTGGTGGAGCCCGGGCGCGGCCTGGCACGACCCGCTGTACCCGCGCTACCGCGACCAGATCAGCCGCCGCAACATCGCGCACTACTACGCGACGCACCCCGTGCGCGTGGCCCAGATCCTGCAGCAGGGCGGGGTCGACACGCTCACCGCGCGCCCGGACAACCTCGGCAGCTTCGGCGAGCTGTCCGGCGAACCGAGGCTGTCGAAGGAATATCGCGTGCCGGTGTTCTCCGGCCTGGCCGCGCTGGCCGCCCCGCTCGGGCTTTTCGTGCTGATCCCGGTCTGGCTGCTCACGGGCTGGGCCGGCGTCCGCGCCTTCCGCCGCCATGAACACGGCCGTGAATACGGGATCGTGCTGTTCCTGCTGCTGTTCTTCTCCGTCGGCCAGCTCGGGCTGTCCGCGCTCGGCGAGGGCGTGGAGGGTGTGAAGCATCAGCTACTCACGCTGTTCCCGACCGTGCTGGCCGTGGTCTTCGCCGGGATCAGCCTGCTGCCGCGCCCCGGGAAGCCCGAGGCCGAGCCGGCCGCGACGGACAGCGAGCCGGTGACGGAGACGATGGAAGCGGTCCGCTAA
- a CDS encoding SDR family oxidoreductase: MGKYDGKRALVTGGSSGIGLSIARLLSAGGARVMVTGRTEATLETASEEGLIAVRSDATSKADIDALAGKVEAALGRLDAVFLNAGTTSLVSFEAMTEQTYDDIFAANTKGPYFTLQRLLPLLAEGSGVVLTTSISNELGQPDHTVYSASKAALRSMARTWARELLPRGIRVNAVRPGPTDTGILHKRLPAEVADEMLAGFAAQIPMQRLGKPEEVARAALFLAFDATYTTGAEFTVDGGGTQL; this comes from the coding sequence ATGGGAAAATACGACGGAAAGCGCGCCCTCGTCACCGGCGGCAGCAGCGGGATCGGCCTGTCGATCGCCCGTCTGCTGTCGGCCGGGGGCGCTCGGGTGATGGTCACGGGCCGCACGGAAGCCACGCTCGAAACGGCGAGTGAAGAGGGGCTGATCGCGGTCCGCAGCGACGCCACCTCAAAAGCCGACATCGACGCGCTGGCGGGGAAGGTCGAGGCGGCGCTCGGTCGGCTGGACGCGGTGTTCCTGAACGCGGGCACCACCAGCCTGGTGTCGTTCGAGGCGATGACCGAGCAGACGTACGACGACATCTTCGCGGCCAACACCAAGGGGCCCTACTTCACCTTGCAGCGGCTGCTTCCGCTGCTCGCCGAAGGTAGCGGCGTGGTGCTGACCACCTCGATCTCGAACGAGCTGGGGCAGCCGGACCACACCGTCTACTCGGCGAGCAAGGCGGCCCTCCGGTCGATGGCGCGAACCTGGGCCCGCGAACTGCTGCCGCGCGGCATACGGGTCAATGCGGTGCGCCCGGGGCCGACGGACACCGGCATTCTGCACAAGCGACTGCCCGCCGAGGTGGCGGACGAAATGCTGGCCGGTTTCGCCGCCCAGATCCCGATGCAGCGGCTGGGAAAGCCGGAGGAGGTCGCGCGGGCCGCCCTGTTCCTGGCCTTCGACGCCACCTACACCACCGGCGCCGAATTCACGGTGGACGGCGGCGGCACCCAGCTGTGA
- the prfA gene encoding peptide chain release factor 1, which yields MDSTSLKGLLEEHAQLEEQLADPAVHTDQARARKLGRRYAELGPVVRAVRELDETRDDLSAARELAAEDSSFAEEAAELAAKIPDLESRLTELLLPRDPYDGSDVVMEIKSGEGGEESALFAGDLLRMYLRYAERHGWKAEVLDSTDSDLGGYKDVTLSIKSKSADVDGVWSRLKFEGGVHRVQRVPATESQGRIHTSASGVLIYPEPEEVEVEIDPNELRIDVFRSSGPGGQSVNTTDSAVRITHLPTGIVVSCQNEKSQIQNRARALQVLQARLQAIAEEEAAAKASDARRSQVRTVDRSERVRTYNFPENRISDHRVNYKAYNLDQVLDGDLNGVLDALATADREERLASQSG from the coding sequence GTGGATTCGACGTCGCTCAAGGGTCTGCTCGAAGAGCACGCCCAGCTCGAAGAGCAGCTGGCGGATCCGGCCGTGCACACCGACCAGGCCCGGGCCCGCAAGCTGGGCCGCCGCTACGCCGAGCTGGGCCCGGTCGTCCGCGCGGTGCGTGAGCTCGACGAGACGCGGGACGACCTGTCCGCCGCCCGTGAGCTGGCGGCCGAGGACTCGTCCTTCGCCGAAGAAGCCGCCGAGCTGGCCGCGAAGATCCCGGACCTCGAGTCCCGGCTCACCGAGCTGCTCCTGCCGCGCGACCCGTACGACGGCTCCGACGTGGTGATGGAGATCAAGTCCGGCGAGGGCGGCGAGGAGTCCGCGCTGTTCGCCGGCGACCTGCTGCGGATGTACCTGCGCTACGCCGAGCGGCATGGCTGGAAGGCCGAGGTGCTCGACTCCACCGACTCCGACCTCGGCGGCTACAAGGACGTCACGCTGTCGATCAAGAGCAAGTCGGCCGACGTCGACGGTGTCTGGTCGCGGCTGAAGTTCGAGGGCGGTGTGCACCGCGTGCAGCGGGTGCCTGCGACCGAGTCGCAGGGCCGCATCCACACCTCCGCCTCCGGGGTGCTGATCTACCCGGAGCCCGAGGAGGTCGAGGTCGAGATCGACCCGAACGAACTGCGCATCGACGTCTTCCGCTCGTCCGGCCCCGGCGGCCAGAGCGTGAACACCACCGACTCGGCCGTGCGGATCACGCACCTGCCGACCGGCATCGTGGTGTCCTGCCAGAACGAGAAGTCGCAGATCCAGAACCGCGCCCGCGCGCTGCAGGTGCTCCAGGCGCGGCTGCAGGCCATCGCCGAGGAGGAGGCCGCCGCGAAGGCGTCCGACGCCCGGCGTTCCCAGGTCCGCACGGTCGACCGCTCGGAGCGCGTGCGCACGTACAACTTCCCGGAGAACCGCATCTCCGACCACCGGGTGAACTACAAGGCCTACAACCTCGACCAGGTCCTCGACGGTGACCTCAACGGCGTGCTCGACGCGCTGGCCACCGCCGACCGCGAGGAGCGGCTGGCTTCACAGTCCGGCTGA
- the rpmE gene encoding 50S ribosomal protein L31, whose translation MKSGIHPEYVTTQVTCNCGNSFTTRSTKDSGEIHVEICSNCHPFYTGKQKIMDTGGRVARFEKRYGKRQKTDAK comes from the coding sequence ATGAAGAGCGGTATTCACCCCGAATACGTGACCACCCAGGTCACTTGCAACTGCGGGAACAGCTTCACCACCCGCAGCACCAAGGACTCGGGCGAGATCCACGTCGAGATCTGTTCGAACTGCCACCCGTTCTACACCGGCAAGCAGAAGATCATGGACACCGGTGGCCGGGTCGCGCGGTTCGAGAAGCGCTACGGCAAGCGGCAGAAGACCGACGCCAAGTAG
- a CDS encoding CHAP domain-containing protein — MRTTDLLSRVAKPAAVAALVAAAVIAAPAANASTGITAADVHPAAATFTELPSSTVSVDSAGDGTAAGAVAWYKAHMGSTGWQSYCEKAAENAYGTTGVWASANAHWNGASPKHTSGTPPLGSFVYWNISAYGHVGIADGSGGFYATSVNGAIGHGSATSYFSNYRGWTPAAVPHQ; from the coding sequence ATGCGCACGACCGACCTGCTCTCCCGGGTGGCGAAGCCCGCGGCCGTGGCCGCGCTGGTCGCCGCCGCGGTGATCGCCGCCCCGGCCGCGAACGCGAGCACCGGGATCACGGCCGCCGACGTCCACCCCGCCGCCGCCACGTTCACCGAACTGCCCTCCAGCACGGTGAGCGTCGACAGCGCCGGTGACGGCACCGCCGCCGGCGCCGTCGCCTGGTACAAGGCGCACATGGGCAGCACCGGCTGGCAGAGCTACTGCGAGAAGGCCGCCGAGAACGCCTACGGCACCACCGGCGTCTGGGCCTCGGCGAACGCGCACTGGAACGGCGCGAGCCCGAAGCACACCAGCGGCACCCCGCCGCTCGGCTCGTTCGTGTACTGGAACATCAGCGCGTACGGCCACGTCGGCATCGCCGACGGCAGCGGCGGCTTCTACGCCACCAGCGTGAACGGCGCGATCGGCCACGGCAGCGCGACCAGTTACTTCTCCAACTACCGCGGCTGGACCCCCGCCGCCGTCCCGCACCAGTAG